A genome region from Sphingobium sp. CR2-8 includes the following:
- a CDS encoding dicarboxylate/amino acid:cation symporter, which translates to MRNRLTAFILIGMVMGVLTGFVANLWVGGDETLAKDVAGYFHLLADIFLHLIKMIIAPLVFSTLVAGIAHMGDSAALGRIGGRALAWFIIASLISLTLGLIFVNFFAPGEGLNLVRSGADAGVNTEALNFRDFILHVFPTSMIGAMAENQILQIVVFSLFVGVGLTAIGEKGKPIITLIEAMVELMLQVTGYVMRVAPFAVFGALASSVTVQGLGVLKTYGALVGEFYIALFCLWLLLFGAGSIFLGKRMFTLIRYVREPILIAFSTASSEAAYPKMLEQLDRFGIPRRIYSFVLPLGYSFNLDGSMMYSTFATIFIAQAYGIDLPIATQITILLVLMVTSKGIAAVPRASLVVVAATLGQFDLPVEGIAFILAVDHFMDMGRTATNVLGNAIATSVITKWEGMLEVEEPIDVPHPKAPAHSVAQGRAGLELAPDMVDDDRKA; encoded by the coding sequence ATGCGAAATAGACTGACAGCCTTCATCCTCATCGGCATGGTCATGGGGGTCCTGACCGGCTTCGTGGCCAATCTCTGGGTCGGCGGCGACGAAACGCTGGCAAAGGATGTGGCGGGATATTTCCACCTGCTGGCCGACATCTTCCTGCACCTCATCAAGATGATCATCGCGCCGCTGGTCTTTTCCACGCTGGTGGCGGGCATCGCCCATATGGGCGACAGCGCGGCGCTGGGGCGGATCGGCGGGCGGGCGCTCGCCTGGTTCATCATCGCCAGCCTGATATCGCTGACACTGGGCCTGATCTTCGTCAATTTCTTCGCGCCGGGCGAAGGGCTGAACCTGGTCCGGTCGGGCGCGGACGCAGGCGTCAATACCGAAGCGCTCAATTTCCGCGACTTCATCCTGCATGTCTTCCCGACGTCGATGATCGGCGCGATGGCCGAAAACCAGATCCTGCAAATCGTCGTCTTCTCGCTGTTCGTGGGCGTCGGCCTGACCGCGATCGGCGAGAAGGGCAAGCCGATCATCACCTTGATCGAGGCGATGGTCGAACTGATGTTGCAGGTGACGGGCTATGTCATGCGCGTTGCCCCCTTCGCGGTGTTCGGCGCGCTCGCCTCGTCGGTGACGGTGCAGGGGCTGGGCGTGCTCAAGACCTATGGCGCGCTGGTGGGCGAATTCTACATCGCGCTCTTCTGCCTGTGGCTGCTGCTGTTCGGCGCGGGATCGATTTTCCTGGGCAAGCGGATGTTCACGCTGATCCGCTATGTTCGTGAACCGATCCTGATCGCCTTTTCCACCGCCTCGTCCGAGGCCGCCTATCCCAAGATGCTGGAGCAGCTCGATCGCTTCGGCATCCCGCGCCGCATCTACAGCTTCGTGCTGCCGCTGGGCTATTCGTTCAACCTCGACGGGTCGATGATGTATTCGACCTTTGCGACGATCTTCATCGCGCAGGCCTATGGCATCGACCTGCCGATCGCGACGCAGATCACCATATTGCTGGTCCTGATGGTGACCAGCAAGGGCATCGCCGCGGTGCCGCGCGCGTCGCTGGTGGTGGTCGCCGCGACACTGGGCCAGTTCGATCTGCCGGTCGAGGGTATCGCCTTCATCCTGGCGGTCGACCACTTCATGGACATGGGCCGCACCGCGACCAACGTGCTGGGCAATGCGATCGCCACGTCGGTCATCACCAAATGGGAAGGAATGCTGGAGGTCGAGGAGCCGATCGACGTGCCCCATCCCAAGGCCCCGGCGCATAGTGTGGCGCAGGGTCGTGCGGGCCTGGAACTCGCGCCCGACATGGTGGACGACGACCGGAAGGCGTGA
- the pdxH gene encoding pyridoxamine 5'-phosphate oxidase, whose product MTDPFALFDEWYAQARETEINDSNAMALATADARGRPSVRMVLLKGHGPDGFLFYTNFEGRKAGELIANPHAALLLHWKSLRRQIRVEGSVGPVDDATADAYFATRGRDSQLGAWASDQSRPLPDRQTFMDRFDQASARFEGGPVPRPPHWSGFRLTPERIEFWQDREHRLHERRLFARTFEISGTDWSEGLLYP is encoded by the coding sequence ATGACCGATCCCTTTGCCTTGTTCGACGAATGGTATGCGCAGGCGCGCGAAACCGAGATCAACGATAGCAACGCCATGGCGCTGGCCACGGCGGACGCGCGCGGGCGGCCCTCCGTGCGCATGGTGCTGCTGAAAGGGCATGGCCCGGACGGCTTCCTGTTCTACACCAATTTCGAAGGGCGCAAGGCGGGCGAGTTGATCGCGAATCCGCACGCCGCGCTGCTGCTCCACTGGAAATCGCTGCGCCGCCAGATCCGTGTCGAAGGATCGGTCGGCCCGGTCGACGACGCTACGGCCGACGCCTATTTCGCCACGCGCGGCCGCGACAGCCAGCTGGGGGCCTGGGCGTCCGACCAGTCCCGCCCCCTGCCCGACCGACAGACCTTCATGGACCGGTTCGATCAGGCGAGCGCCCGGTTCGAAGGCGGCCCGGTGCCGCGCCCGCCCCATTGGTCGGGCTTTCGTCTGACACCCGAGAGGATCGAGTTCTGGCAGGATCGCGAACATCGGCTGCACGAACGGCGCCTGTTCGCACGCACCTTCGAAATATCCGGAACGGACTGGTCCGAAGGTCTGCTCTACCCCTGA
- a CDS encoding J domain-containing protein has product MADPYSILGVTRSATEAEIKSAYRKLAKELHPDKNKDNPKAAEKFSAATNAYDLLSDKDKRARFDRGEIDGDGNPAAPFGFGGGGGGPRGHGGGFESGGADFGDIFEGLFGGAGRRGGGGAGFGGGFGRQAPPQKGANVAYRLAVQFVDAATLAPQRITLQDGKTIDLKLPAGVENGTQMRLSGKGQAGPGGAGDAIVTIDVKPHAYFTRDGDNVLLNLPITLDEAVKGGKVKVPTVDGPVMLGVTAGATSGKTLRLRGKGFTGKDGQRGDQLVTLQIDVPADDPAIKALVENWQDERPVRAHLGV; this is encoded by the coding sequence ATGGCCGATCCCTATTCCATTCTTGGCGTGACCCGCAGCGCAACCGAGGCGGAGATCAAATCCGCCTATCGCAAGCTCGCCAAGGAGCTGCATCCCGACAAGAACAAGGATAATCCCAAGGCCGCGGAGAAATTTTCCGCCGCCACCAACGCCTACGACCTGTTGTCCGACAAGGACAAGCGCGCCCGTTTCGACCGGGGCGAGATCGATGGCGACGGCAATCCGGCCGCGCCCTTCGGCTTTGGTGGCGGTGGCGGTGGTCCGCGCGGCCATGGTGGCGGCTTCGAATCCGGCGGCGCGGATTTCGGCGATATTTTCGAAGGTCTGTTCGGCGGCGCGGGTCGTCGCGGGGGCGGGGGCGCGGGCTTTGGCGGCGGGTTCGGCCGACAGGCGCCACCGCAAAAGGGCGCGAACGTCGCCTATCGTCTGGCCGTGCAGTTCGTGGACGCCGCGACGCTGGCGCCGCAGCGGATCACCTTGCAGGATGGCAAGACCATCGACCTGAAACTGCCCGCCGGGGTGGAAAACGGCACGCAGATGCGCCTGTCGGGCAAGGGGCAGGCGGGACCGGGCGGGGCGGGCGACGCGATCGTCACGATCGACGTAAAGCCGCATGCCTATTTCACCCGGGATGGCGACAATGTCCTGCTTAACCTGCCGATCACGCTGGATGAGGCGGTGAAGGGCGGCAAGGTCAAGGTGCCGACCGTCGACGGCCCGGTGATGCTGGGCGTCACCGCAGGCGCGACATCGGGCAAGACGCTGCGCCTGCGCGGCAAGGGCTTCACCGGCAAGGACGGTCAGCGTGGCGACCAGCTCGTCACGCTCCAGATCGACGTGCCGGCCGACGATCCCGCGATCAAAGCGCTGGTGGAAAATTGGCAGGACGAACGGCCTGTGCGCGCCCATCTGGGCGTGTGA
- a CDS encoding YihY/virulence factor BrkB family protein → MPMPSPLSPESRRQVGHGARARFNRQMDRVRPGSQIFEVVKRVAVGTYSDGFIHAGNLAYLSLMTLFPFFIVAAAVASIFGRTHDGVQAVNAFLTTVPRGVADVVRQPIGDVLTARSGPLLWLGGLVGLWTVGSLIETIRDILRRAYGTKSTKPFWRYRLGAIGITLSSVFALMFAFSLQVAITGLDQFLHNILPWADEAIGLVASAKLVPMGITCLALWSLFAALTPTAYKARRFPKWPGAVATSLWWYATVLLLPPTLSLLGGYGRTYGSLAGVMITLIFFFLVGLGVVIGAELNAALAEFPEEELDEATKT, encoded by the coding sequence ATGCCCATGCCTTCGCCCCTGTCGCCCGAATCCCGTCGTCAGGTGGGCCATGGCGCGCGCGCGCGGTTCAATCGGCAGATGGACCGGGTGCGGCCGGGATCGCAGATATTCGAGGTGGTGAAGCGCGTCGCGGTCGGCACCTATAGCGACGGCTTCATCCACGCGGGCAATCTCGCCTATCTTTCGCTGATGACGCTGTTCCCCTTCTTCATCGTGGCGGCGGCGGTGGCGAGCATCTTCGGCCGCACCCATGATGGCGTTCAGGCGGTCAACGCCTTCCTCACCACCGTGCCGCGCGGTGTGGCCGACGTCGTGCGCCAGCCGATCGGCGACGTCCTGACCGCGCGCAGCGGGCCATTATTGTGGCTGGGCGGCCTGGTCGGCCTTTGGACCGTGGGCAGCCTCATCGAAACCATCCGCGACATTTTGCGCCGCGCCTATGGCACGAAAAGCACCAAGCCCTTCTGGCGCTACCGCCTGGGCGCGATCGGCATCACGCTTTCCAGCGTCTTCGCCCTGATGTTCGCCTTCTCCTTGCAGGTCGCGATCACCGGCCTCGACCAGTTTCTCCACAATATCCTGCCCTGGGCGGACGAAGCCATCGGTCTGGTCGCCTCTGCCAAGCTGGTGCCGATGGGGATAACCTGCCTCGCCTTATGGTCGCTGTTCGCGGCGCTGACGCCCACCGCCTACAAGGCGCGCCGCTTCCCCAAATGGCCCGGCGCGGTGGCGACCTCGCTCTGGTGGTACGCCACCGTCCTGTTGTTGCCGCCCACCTTGTCGCTACTGGGCGGCTATGGTCGGACCTATGGCAGCCTGGCGGGCGTGATGATTACCCTCATTTTTTTCTTTCTCGTGGGGCTTGGCGTGGTAATTGGCGCGGAATTGAATGCGGCGCTGGCGGAATTTCCCGAAGAGGAACTGGACGAAGCGACGAAGACTTAA
- the fabI gene encoding enoyl-ACP reductase FabI, producing the protein MNGLMAGKRGLIMGLANDKSLAWGIARQLHAQGAELAFSYQGDALAKRVRPLAEQVGSDFLIDCDVTDMDKLDAAFAEIEARWGTLDFVVHAIGFSDKNELRGLYVDTSLENFLLTMNVSAYSFVAMTKRARALMPNGGSILTLSYYGAEKVIPHYNVMGVAKAALETSVKYLAMDLGPENIRVNAISAGPIKTLAASGIGDFRYILKWNELNSPLRRNVTIEDVGGAGLYLLSDLASGVTGEIHHVDAGYNVIGMKAEDAPDIALDK; encoded by the coding sequence ATGAACGGCTTGATGGCAGGAAAGCGCGGCCTCATCATGGGGCTGGCGAACGACAAGTCGCTCGCCTGGGGCATTGCCCGGCAATTGCACGCACAGGGCGCGGAACTGGCCTTCTCCTACCAGGGCGACGCGCTGGCTAAGCGCGTGCGGCCACTCGCGGAACAGGTCGGCTCGGACTTCCTGATCGACTGCGACGTCACCGACATGGACAAGCTCGACGCGGCCTTCGCCGAAATCGAAGCCCGCTGGGGCACGCTCGATTTCGTCGTCCACGCCATCGGCTTTTCCGACAAGAACGAACTGCGCGGCCTCTACGTCGACACGAGCCTGGAAAACTTCCTGCTGACCATGAACGTGTCTGCTTACAGTTTTGTGGCAATGACGAAGCGCGCCCGCGCTTTGATGCCGAACGGCGGCAGTATCCTGACGCTGTCTTATTACGGCGCGGAAAAGGTCATCCCCCATTATAACGTCATGGGCGTGGCGAAGGCGGCACTGGAAACCAGCGTCAAATATCTGGCGATGGACCTGGGTCCGGAAAATATCCGCGTCAACGCGATCTCCGCCGGCCCAATCAAGACGCTGGCCGCCAGCGGCATCGGCGATTTCCGCTATATTTTGAAGTGGAATGAACTGAACTCCCCGCTGCGCCGCAACGTGACGATCGAGGATGTCGGCGGCGCGGGCCTCTATCTGCTGTCGGACCTCGCGTCGGGCGTGACCGGCGAAATCCACCATGTCGATGCAGGCTACAACGTCATCGGCATGAAGGCCGAAGACGCCCCGGATATCGCGCTGGATAAGTGA
- a CDS encoding DUF4160 domain-containing protein: MPTVLREGNLRVVIYTDDHPPPHVHVFGEGETKIALLAPEGGADVVRIVGADRRESRRALQIVREKRDYLLERWKAIHG; the protein is encoded by the coding sequence GTGCCCACGGTCCTGCGTGAAGGCAATTTGCGGGTTGTGATTTATACGGACGACCACCCACCGCCCCACGTCCATGTGTTCGGGGAGGGCGAAACCAAGATCGCCCTTCTCGCACCGGAAGGCGGCGCGGATGTAGTGCGGATCGTGGGCGCCGACCGGCGCGAGAGTCGACGCGCGCTGCAAATCGTGCGAGAAAAGCGCGATTATCTGCTCGAAAGGTGGAAGGCCATTCATGGGTGA
- a CDS encoding DUF2442 domain-containing protein — MGELTQSQFDEAVQRGAHDLAIRPRARAARYDRAIGHIVIDLVSGATFSFPANLAQGLEQASADQLEKVEIAGAGFGLHWEELDADLTVEGLMAGRFGSVRYMAQRFGSDWDSEAAE, encoded by the coding sequence ATGGGTGAGCTGACCCAGTCCCAATTTGACGAGGCCGTGCAGCGCGGCGCGCATGATCTGGCGATCAGGCCGCGCGCCCGCGCCGCCCGTTATGATCGGGCAATCGGCCATATCGTGATCGACCTGGTCAGCGGCGCGACCTTTTCCTTCCCGGCCAACCTTGCGCAAGGTCTGGAGCAGGCGAGCGCGGATCAACTTGAAAAAGTCGAAATCGCTGGCGCAGGCTTTGGTCTGCATTGGGAGGAACTGGACGCCGATCTGACCGTCGAAGGCTTGATGGCTGGCCGTTTCGGTAGTGTGCGCTATATGGCGCAGCGGTTCGGCTCCGATTGGGATAGTGAAGCAGCAGAATGA
- the aroC gene encoding chorismate synthase codes for MSFNSFGRIFRFTTWGESHGPAIGAIVDGCPPGLPLSEADIQPWLDLRKPGTSKFTTQRREADEVRILSGVFEGRTTGTPISLMIENTDQRSKDYSDVAKAYRPGHADYAYDAKYGFRDYRGGGRSSARETASRVAAGAVARAVIPQVDIFAYVSEIGGDAIDYAHFDPSQIGQNPFFCPDAQAAARWEALVDGARLEGSSLGAVVECVASGVPAGWGAPLYAKLDSELAAAMMSINAVKGVEIGDGFAAGRLRGEQNADPMRPGNDGPVFLANHAGGIAGGISTGQPVKVRVAFKPTSSILIPVETVTREGAASDIITKGRHDPCVGIRGVPVVEAMMALVLADQKLLHRAQCGELTED; via the coding sequence ATGAGTTTCAACAGTTTCGGTCGCATATTCCGCTTCACCACCTGGGGCGAAAGCCATGGTCCTGCCATCGGCGCGATCGTCGACGGCTGTCCTCCCGGCCTGCCCTTAAGCGAAGCCGACATCCAGCCCTGGCTCGATCTGCGCAAGCCCGGCACTTCGAAATTCACCACGCAGCGGCGTGAGGCAGATGAGGTCCGCATCTTGTCGGGCGTATTCGAAGGGCGCACCACCGGCACCCCGATCAGCCTGATGATCGAGAATACCGACCAGCGGTCGAAGGACTATTCCGACGTCGCCAAGGCCTATCGCCCCGGCCACGCCGACTATGCCTATGACGCCAAATATGGCTTCCGCGACTATCGCGGCGGCGGGCGCTCCTCCGCGCGCGAAACCGCCAGCCGGGTTGCGGCGGGCGCGGTCGCCCGCGCTGTCATCCCGCAGGTCGATATCTTCGCCTATGTCAGCGAAATCGGCGGCGATGCGATCGATTATGCCCATTTCGACCCGTCGCAGATTGGCCAGAACCCCTTCTTCTGCCCCGACGCGCAAGCCGCCGCGCGCTGGGAAGCGCTTGTTGACGGCGCACGTCTGGAAGGCTCGTCGCTCGGGGCCGTGGTCGAATGCGTTGCCAGCGGCGTCCCCGCCGGCTGGGGCGCACCGCTCTACGCCAAGCTCGACAGCGAACTGGCCGCCGCGATGATGAGCATCAACGCGGTCAAGGGCGTGGAGATCGGCGACGGTTTCGCAGCCGGCCGCCTGCGCGGCGAGCAGAATGCAGACCCCATGCGACCCGGAAATGACGGCCCCGTCTTCCTCGCCAACCATGCCGGTGGCATCGCCGGTGGCATCTCCACCGGCCAGCCGGTCAAGGTTCGCGTCGCGTTCAAGCCGACCAGCTCGATCCTGATCCCGGTCGAAACCGTCACGCGCGAAGGGGCCGCATCGGACATCATCACCAAGGGCCGCCACGATCCCTGCGTCGGCATTCGCGGCGTGCCGGTCGTCGAAGCGATGATGGCGCTGGTGCTGGCCGACCAGAAACTGCTCCACCGCGCCCAATGTGGCGAGTTGACGGAGGACTGA
- a CDS encoding PhzF family phenazine biosynthesis protein — protein MTSLPFTQVDAFADAPFTGNPAAVMPLDAWLDDAMLQAIAEENNLSETAFTVPTPEDPDADYALRWFTPAVEVRLCGHATLASGHVLMAEKGGDSIRFRTRHAGILTVTREADGYALSLPAWDMAPKSLPDLAAGLGGDPAELHWRDGGYSLFLFPDAAAVRALTPDYAALKVLGDTMLIATAPGEDSDIVSRVFVPGGGVNEDPVTGSAHCLLTPFWAARLGKTHFSAYQASSRGGRLGCTLAGDRVVLTGACRTVIEGRFHL, from the coding sequence ATGACCAGCCTGCCTTTCACTCAGGTCGACGCCTTTGCCGACGCCCCCTTCACCGGCAACCCGGCCGCGGTGATGCCGCTCGACGCCTGGCTCGACGACGCGATGCTTCAGGCGATCGCCGAGGAAAACAACCTGTCCGAAACCGCCTTCACCGTGCCGACCCCGGAGGATCCCGACGCCGACTATGCGCTGCGCTGGTTCACGCCCGCAGTCGAGGTGAGGCTGTGTGGCCACGCGACGCTGGCGAGCGGCCATGTGCTGATGGCGGAAAAGGGGGGCGACAGCATCCGTTTCCGCACGCGCCACGCCGGCATCCTCACCGTCACGCGCGAAGCGGACGGCTATGCCCTGTCGCTGCCCGCCTGGGACATGGCGCCCAAATCTTTGCCGGATCTGGCAGCGGGGCTGGGGGGCGATCCGGCCGAATTGCATTGGCGCGACGGTGGCTACAGCCTCTTCCTCTTCCCCGACGCCGCCGCCGTGCGGGCGCTGACGCCCGATTATGCCGCGCTCAAGGTGCTGGGCGACACGATGCTGATCGCCACCGCACCCGGAGAAGATAGCGACATCGTCAGCCGTGTCTTCGTGCCCGGCGGCGGCGTGAACGAAGATCCCGTCACCGGATCGGCCCATTGCCTGCTCACCCCCTTCTGGGCGGCGCGGCTGGGGAAGACGCACTTCAGCGCCTATCAGGCATCATCGCGGGGCGGCCGCCTGGGCTGCACGCTCGCCGGTGATCGCGTCGTCCTGACCGGCGCATGCCGCACGGTGATCGAGGGTCGTTTCCACCTCTAA
- a CDS encoding serine hydrolase domain-containing protein, with product MQIDSRIVKRLGLALGAACVVGAGTLVVRAAPTADPVYAVARDAAVGEGALRAAIDPLFTDDMGDTRALLVMRDGEVIAERYAPGFGPDSKLLSWSIAKSVTAVLVGLMVADGRLALDSPVPVAAWSQPGDPRGGITLRQLLQMRSGLDHVEDGEPITSGDTPRMLFMGGAQDMRAYAEAKPQAHAPGAVFSYSTGSSIILSDLMTRMLTGSADPDVRRRAMQTFIDGRLKAPGKLPSLTPEYDAAGTMIGGSFLHMTARDYGRFGELLRNHGRSPNGHQILPEKWVDFMRSPSPRNPAYGAHLWLNREGGESALMPELAPASLFGCIGHNGQYILISPSQRLTVVRIGMSPRKEQRAAVRGALARLIGLFPG from the coding sequence ATGCAGATCGATAGCCGAATCGTAAAGCGTCTTGGACTGGCGCTGGGCGCAGCCTGCGTCGTGGGGGCAGGCACGCTGGTCGTGCGTGCGGCGCCGACGGCCGACCCCGTCTATGCCGTCGCGCGCGACGCGGCGGTGGGCGAAGGCGCGCTGCGCGCGGCGATCGATCCGCTGTTTACCGACGATATGGGCGACACCCGCGCGCTGCTGGTCATGCGCGACGGGGAGGTGATTGCGGAACGCTATGCGCCGGGCTTTGGCCCGGACAGCAAGCTGCTGTCCTGGTCGATCGCCAAGAGCGTGACGGCGGTGCTGGTGGGACTGATGGTGGCGGACGGGCGGCTGGCGCTCGATTCGCCGGTGCCTGTCGCGGCGTGGAGCCAGCCGGGCGATCCGCGCGGGGGCATCACCCTGCGACAATTGTTGCAGATGCGGTCGGGGCTGGACCATGTCGAGGATGGCGAGCCGATCACAAGCGGCGACACGCCGCGCATGCTGTTCATGGGCGGCGCGCAGGACATGCGCGCCTATGCCGAGGCCAAGCCGCAGGCGCATGCGCCGGGCGCGGTCTTTTCCTATTCGACCGGCAGCAGCATCATCCTGTCGGACCTGATGACCCGGATGCTGACCGGCAGCGCCGATCCCGACGTGCGGCGGCGCGCGATGCAGACCTTCATTGACGGGCGGCTGAAGGCGCCGGGCAAATTGCCCAGCCTGACGCCCGAATATGATGCGGCAGGCACGATGATCGGCGGCAGTTTCCTGCACATGACCGCGCGCGACTATGGGCGCTTTGGCGAATTGTTGCGCAATCATGGGCGGTCGCCCAACGGGCACCAGATATTGCCGGAAAAATGGGTCGATTTCATGCGATCCCCCTCCCCGCGCAATCCCGCCTATGGCGCGCATCTCTGGCTGAACCGGGAGGGGGGCGAAAGCGCGTTGATGCCCGAGCTAGCCCCCGCCAGCCTGTTCGGCTGCATCGGGCATAATGGGCAATATATCCTGATTTCGCCGTCGCAGCGGTTGACGGTGGTGCGGATCGGCATGTCGCCGCGCAAGGAACAGCGCGCGGCGGTGCGCGGGGCGCTGGCGCGGTTGATCGGGTTGTTTCCGGGTTAG
- a CDS encoding TIGR01244 family sulfur transferase, translating into MFRKLTDRILVSPQISVDQVAEAKAQGVTLIINNRPDDEEPGQVNGAEIEAAAKAAGIAYLAVPVAHGGFAPWQLDDMAQALEQAGDGKLLAYCRSGTRSTLLWALTRARAGDNGDVLAAQAAAAGYDIAPVRQIMDALAGQ; encoded by the coding sequence ATGTTCCGCAAGCTGACCGACCGCATTCTCGTATCCCCGCAGATCAGCGTTGATCAGGTCGCAGAGGCGAAGGCGCAGGGCGTCACCCTCATCATCAACAATCGCCCCGACGACGAAGAACCGGGCCAAGTGAACGGGGCCGAGATCGAAGCCGCGGCCAAGGCGGCGGGCATCGCCTATCTCGCCGTGCCGGTCGCCCATGGCGGCTTTGCCCCCTGGCAGCTGGACGACATGGCGCAGGCGCTGGAACAGGCAGGGGACGGCAAGCTGCTCGCCTATTGCCGCTCGGGCACGCGCAGCACCTTGCTCTGGGCGCTGACCCGCGCACGGGCTGGCGATAATGGCGACGTCCTGGCCGCGCAGGCCGCCGCCGCCGGCTACGACATCGCCCCCGTCCGCCAGATCATGGACGCGCTCGCGGGACAGTGA
- a CDS encoding winged helix-turn-helix transcriptional regulator: MTYNLAQDLEQCALPSALEMMGERWSFLILRGALSGIRHFEEFQSTLGIARNILANRLARLVENEILVRQPMQCDRRKVEYRLTEKGQGLAPAMIALRQWGEKWGCGTPACQVLADKRDGQPIRPIGIVAHDGRTLELADLVWLCTDEVTSRAEESAVAA, from the coding sequence ATGACATATAATCTTGCTCAGGATCTTGAACAATGTGCGCTGCCCAGCGCGCTGGAGATGATGGGTGAACGCTGGTCCTTCCTCATCCTGCGCGGCGCGTTGTCGGGCATCCGCCATTTCGAGGAATTTCAGTCGACCTTGGGCATCGCTCGCAACATCCTGGCCAACCGGCTCGCCCGGCTGGTGGAAAACGAGATATTGGTGCGCCAGCCGATGCAGTGCGACCGGCGCAAGGTGGAATATCGGCTGACCGAAAAAGGGCAGGGCCTGGCCCCCGCCATGATCGCCCTGCGCCAATGGGGCGAAAAATGGGGTTGCGGCACGCCCGCCTGCCAGGTGCTGGCGGACAAGCGCGACGGCCAGCCGATCCGCCCGATCGGCATCGTGGCGCATGACGGCCGCACGCTGGAACTGGCCGACCTGGTTTGGCTCTGCACCGACGAAGTGACCTCAAGGGCCGAGGAGTCGGCTGTGGCGGCCTGA
- a CDS encoding sensor histidine kinase produces the protein MSVTVPRIKPQPFFADKNRAFWNLQSVGWAGAFLLRGSSTIANGQPLSSLVPVLISTVTGYSVTLLIAVMFRFLVKKRPIVTWGVSIVTVVAAAGLVAFIDAWVFSTQNRASETAGLQLFLGAFYLSTTLLGAWSALYYAINFYLTVEEQADQLLRLENQAANAQLAMLRYQLNPHFLFNTLNSISTLVLLKQTDRANAMLSRLSSFLRYTLINEPTAQVTIEQEIETLKLYLEIEKMRFEERLRPSFTIDPAVAQARLPSLLLQPLVENAIKYAVTPKEEGAEIAVSAQPAGDNVRIVVSDSGPGLNESGMRPHIPVSEGTGIGLPNIRDRLIQAFGERQSFETRSTPGGFSVIIEIPLNMDETSKVAA, from the coding sequence ATGTCCGTCACCGTGCCCCGCATCAAGCCTCAGCCCTTTTTCGCTGACAAGAACCGCGCTTTCTGGAACCTCCAGTCGGTCGGATGGGCCGGGGCGTTCCTGCTGCGCGGATCGTCCACCATCGCCAATGGCCAGCCGCTTTCCAGCCTGGTGCCGGTGCTGATCTCCACCGTTACCGGCTATTCGGTGACGCTGCTGATCGCGGTGATGTTCCGTTTCCTGGTCAAAAAGCGCCCGATCGTGACCTGGGGCGTGTCGATCGTCACCGTCGTCGCGGCGGCGGGCCTGGTCGCCTTCATCGACGCCTGGGTCTTCTCTACTCAGAACCGGGCGAGCGAGACGGCGGGCCTGCAACTCTTCCTGGGCGCCTTCTACCTGTCGACCACCTTGCTGGGCGCCTGGTCCGCGCTCTATTACGCGATCAACTTCTACCTGACGGTGGAGGAACAGGCGGACCAGCTCCTGCGGTTGGAAAACCAGGCGGCGAACGCGCAACTGGCGATGCTGCGCTATCAGCTCAACCCGCATTTCCTGTTCAATACGCTGAATTCCATCTCGACCCTCGTGCTGCTCAAGCAGACGGATCGCGCCAATGCGATGCTCTCGCGCCTGTCCTCCTTCCTGCGCTACACCCTCATCAACGAGCCGACCGCGCAGGTGACGATCGAGCAGGAGATAGAGACGCTCAAACTCTATCTGGAAATAGAGAAGATGCGGTTCGAGGAGCGGCTGCGCCCGTCCTTCACCATCGATCCGGCGGTCGCGCAGGCGCGCCTGCCTTCGCTCCTGCTTCAGCCGCTGGTCGAAAATGCCATCAAATATGCGGTGACGCCCAAGGAGGAAGGCGCGGAAATCGCAGTCAGCGCGCAGCCTGCCGGGGATAATGTCCGGATCGTCGTATCGGACAGCGGACCGGGATTGAATGAAAGCGGAATGAGGCCGCACATCCCCGTCAGCGAGGGGACCGGTATCGGCCTGCCAAACATCCGGGACCGGTTAATTCAGGCTTTCGGGGAACGACAGAGCTTCGAGACGCGTTCCACGCCGGGCGGATTTTCGGTCATCATCGAAATTCCGCTGAATATGGATGAAACATCGAAAGTGGCCGCATGA